A stretch of DNA from Natrinema halophilum:
GCGGCTCGAGGGCCAACAACGCTCATATCCCCAATAAGTATCGACCAGAGTTGCGGAAGTTCGTCTATATGGGTTTTCCGCAATGTGCGGCCGACGCGTGTGATCTGATCGTTTTCCACGTCGTCAGCGGGTGCTGCGTCTTCGCTTTCGGGAATCATCGATCGGAACTTGTACACGGGAAAAGTTTCGCCGAAGCCGGCAGTTCGATTCTGGCAATAGAAAACGGGACCTGAACTATCGAGTTTGATCGCGATCGCGATCACTACCATCAACGGCGCGAACACGACCAGACCGACGACCGCAAACACGACGTCGAACACCCGCTTGAACAGGTGATCCATCGGGTCCCAGGGCTCGAGGTCCACGTCAACTAGTTCCCCAACGTCGCCCTCCGATACCAGCACGCTATCGGCGTACTTCCGGTGAACTTTCGCGTCGACGCCGTGTTCGTGACAGGCATCTAATGCACCGAAGAACTCCGCGCGGTCGGCCTGTCGAAACGCCAGTACGACGGTGTCGACGTCGTACTCGACGAGGATGTCCTCGAGTCGCGAGAGGCCGCCGAGACGAGACAGTGAATCGAGTGCGCCCTGGAGGCCGGCTTCGGCCTCGAGAGCGGTATCGCCGTCGTAGCGGAGTTCGACACCCCCGTCGGCGATGGCTTTCCCTGCCTCCTCGGACGAACCAGACGGCCCCTCTCGAGCGGCGGTGATGGTCGGACAGAGGTAGCCGAGGACGGGAGCCTCGACGGCGGGTGCGACGCGTTCGATCTGAGCGGGATCGTCGCCGACGATCACCGTGCGTCCGTCGGAACCGGTCGGTCGAGATCGGATGACGAGGAACCACGCGGGGAGCGCGACCGAAAGGAATCCGACGATCATCACGAGCGTCGCCCGCGGGAGGCGGTGGGACCACTGGAAGTAGCCGAGCGCCGCCAGCGCGAGGCCACCGACGAGGACGCGCTTCTGGACGAGAAAGACCGTATCGAGAAGGCGGCGCGGCCGCGGCTTGTACAGCGGCCAGATCGCTCCCGAAATCACGAGGACGCTGAGTGTGAGCGCCAGGCGGAACGACGATTCGTCGAGAACGATCGGTTCTAATCGGTTGAACAGGGGAACGGCCGTCGTGAATACCGATTGAGCGAGTGGGTGGTTCGCCATGAAAACGGCAACTGCCACGAGACACGCCGTCCCGGTCGTGCTTGCGAGCCGATATCGCCACCCAGTGAGCATCTACTACACCAAGGTAACTACCCTCTCATATAATCTTTGAAACGACCTATTTCCTGACATGGGTGTATATATGAGTTGTGGCCGTCTTGCGATAATCAGCTTCATTTCCGTTCGAAATCGGCCTCCAATATCAGGAGCTATCAGAACTAGTAAAATAGTAATAGTCCGAGTTTCTAAATTAAACCAAGGCAGGCTATGATTCCTCCCGGCAAACGGACTGTTCTACCAGTGACGACGTGGACGAACACCCACACGGATTCGTTCGGACCGCACGATGGACCGCTTGTCTCCGTCGAATACGATCAGAACCGCAGCATCGAGGCTCTGAACAACAGACATCGGTGGCATCGACGCGGACAATCAGGTGCTGATTCGTCCACTTTCGGCCATCAGTCTCGAGTTCCGATCAGTGCCGCGGCTGGAGGTATCACCACGACAGATGCACCACGCTCTCGATCGATATCCGACCCAACCTCGTTACTGTCGATACGCCGCGAGCCCGACTGGCCCGCGGAAGGCCAGCGATGACGAGTTCGGAAGTCACGTCCAATGGCAGCAGGCTGGGTGGCAGAGCCATCCACGACCGTTGTTCCCGGTGTGTCAACGCGTTTCCGGATCGGTTGAGAGCCACGACGCGGCGCTCGAGCGAATCGCGCCGAGGTGAGTCGTTATATTCCAGTGGAACACATCCGCTTTCAGAGATGGGGATCGAAAATTGACGGGGAGGATCGTGGATTACCACAGATTCGAAGCTCTCGATCACGCGGTCTCCATGCTGAACGATCGGAGTTGCCTCGACAGAGGACAGATCGGGGACCGGTGAGCAGAAAGTGCGTTCGAAGGGGCCGTTCCACAACTCGTTCAGTGCTTGAGAGGTCTCCGGCTATGACAGCGCACCCGAGAAACCGGTCCATAGCCGATACACAGCCACCGCCTTACTATCCAACGCGATCGCAAACGGACGGCCAGTGTCGACTCGAGACCCCATTCGGCGGGACAGCAAGCGGTGGGTGCCGGCCGCCGTCATCACCGCCCTCATTTGCTACTGGTCGCTGGTCGCGTCGCCGCCACCGATCCCACTGGTGGACGATATCGTCTCGGGCGGCGATATCGCGTCGATGCCGTCCGTGACCGTACACGCCGCCGTCGTCCCTATCGACGTTTCCTGGTTCGACACTCGCCACGGACTCGCGTACGCTGCACTAGCCCGCAGTCTCGAGTACGCTCTCGCCGACGGCGAAACGGATACGACTCGTCTCCTCCCGCTCGTCTTCTGCGTCACGATCTGCTTCGGCGCGGTGATGGAGATCGGTCAACTGGCGCGTTTCGGCCGCGTCGCCTCCCTGGCCGACGTCGCGAGCAACGCCGTGGGTGCCGGCGCCGCGATCACGCTGTCCGCAGGGAGACGACGGTCGTTCACCCCCTCATCTCCCTCGAGCGATCGGACGTAACTTTTCTACGCGCCCGCGACAAGGATCGGGCCCGAGCAAGAGATCGGTACGATCAAAAAGCCGCCGCGTGACGTCGCTGGCAAGTGCATCTCAGGTATCGACTCGCGATCGGCGTCGTCTGTCTCCTCATTCTCAGCGGTATCTGCGTCCACTACGGTTCTGCGAACGACGAGAACTGGCCCCATCCAACCGGTGACCAGCTTCAGAAACAGGGGCCTGGTGCGTTCGTCGGCGAACGAATACTCCTGTTCGGCGAGGTTCGATCCGTCGACGATGACGCCGACGTAATCACCATTCACGTTCTGGACGACAGCAACGACGTTGCAGCCGAACTCGAGGTCCATGGCTTCGAACTGCGAGTCGAACCGGGCGGCGTGGTACAGGTGTACGGCGTCCTCGAGTCCGAAGCGGTGATCGAGGCTGATCAGACGGTCGTCGTCAACCGCGATCCGTCGACGACGGCGTACAAACTCGGGACGTCGCTCGTCGGCCTTCTGCTGGCGGTGGGCTACTTCCTCCGGACGTGGCATGTAAACGTCCGAGAACTTGCCTTCGAACCGAGAGCGAGTGTCCCCGAACGCAACGCTGAATACGAGGAGGGACCCCGCAGTGGCTGACCTCCTCTCACACGTCCTGCTCGCCTACGCGGGCTGTACGGTCGCGGGCTGGTACCGTCCGATACCGGATCGCTGGGTCTCCGTGGTGATGATCGGGGCGATCCTCCCGGATCTGAATCGAGTTACCCTGCTCGTCACGAACGAGACGCTCGAGACGACCCTCGGCGTTCCATTCGACTTCGGTGCGCTGTCGACGCTCGGCGGTGCTATCTTCCTCGCGGGCGTCGGCGCGATTGTCGTCGTCGACCGGCACCGACTGGCGTTCGTCGCGTTATTCGCGGGTGCGCTGTCGCATCTCCTCATCGACGGCCTCAAGGCGTACGCTGACGGATTGGCCGGCCCGTGGTTGTACCCGCTCACGTGGGCGCGCCATCCGACGCCGAGCCTCTACGTCTCGTCGGATCCAGCCGTCCTCGCGCTCGCTGTCACGGTCGCCGCCGTCGTCACCGGGATCGACAGGTACTTCATCAACTCCGACCGGGCTATCGCGGTTCCGTGGTGACGGCCGTAACCGTCAGCTCGAGAGAACGTGATATCCGCGCCGTTGTCGGCTCGAGAGAATTGCTCGCTGCTGATTCGTGGGACGTCCGAAAGCGAACATGACAACGGTTATAATCCCCGCACAGACTTTCTGGTCTATGAACTCTCGGAGTGATGTATGCCGCTAATTGACGACGAGGGCAACCTCTTCGGCGTCGTTAACGTCATCGACGCACTTGCGGTCGCCCTTCTCCTCGCCGTATTCGTCGCAGGAATTGCGTTCGTGGGCGTCCTCGGCTCGGACGGAGAGCCCGAAACGAAATACGCCACCATCGACCTCGGCGGTCAACCCGATTACGTGGTCGAGCGCGTGAGCGAAGGGGATACGATCACCGTGGACGGCTCGTCGAACAACTTCACGATCACCGACGTCTACGTGACGCCGTCGAACGGTAAAGCCATCAGGAACCGGACCCAGGTGAGGGTCCGCGCCGAGATACACGGCGAGACTGTCCAACTCGAAGATCAGGAGGAGCCGCAGTTCCAGTTCGCCGGGGAGCCGCTACAGGTCGGTAACGACATGCGGGTCGCGACGAACAACTACTCCGCCACGGGTCGAGTGACGAGTCTCGATCCGAAGGGAAAGACCCTCACCACCGCTGAAACGCCCGTCTTGCTCGAGACGACGATATCGGAGCGAACGGCGGATCGAATCGCAGCCGGGGATACCGTTACGGTCGGCTCACAAACCGTCGCAACGGTAACGAACGTCCAGTTGTACCCTGCCGGAGGGGATCAGTTCCGGGCGTTCGTGGGCGCGGAATTACGGACGCTCCAGCGGGGATCGGCGCCGATGTATGCTGGCCGAAAAGTGACCGTCGAGAGCCAGATCAGCATGAGTCCTGACGGGTACGATCTCACAGCAGCGGTCGTCCGACGGGGGGCTGATCAAGAAATCGGCGACCTGACGACGATCGATGCCGAAATAAAACTCGAGAACATCCCCCCCGAAGTCGCAGACGAATTCCAGACCGGGATGACGGAATCGATTCGCAGCGAGACGCTGGTCACGATCGAATCCGTCGAGTCCGAACCCGCCGAGATCGTCCTCGAAAGCGAAGACGGGGACATCTACCTCCGCGAGCATCCGAAAAACAAGGACGTCACGCTCTCCGTCACATTGCGCACACGGCAGACTGATACCGGACTCCGGTTTTACGGCGACTCGCTCCAGACCGGCGATACGGTCGTCCTCGATTTCGGAACGACGCGCGCCGCTGGGACAGTCACGAATATCGGATAGGAGCCGTACGCATGTTCAGCGACGCATACGAAGAGTCAGCCGTCGTCCAGTTTGGACGCACAGTCGCCGCGAAGACGCGGACGGCCGTCGAGCAGTCACTGATCGGGACGACGCTTCGTCAGACTGGGCCGGACGTGACAGCTCCCCCGCCGGGAGACGACGACTCGGCTGCAACGGCCAAAACCAACCCGATCCTGGCTCGCTCTACGATTCGGTCCGCGAGTGCGACGCTGTGGTCTCGAGTACAGGTAGAACCCTCGAGGGCACGGGTCGCAGGGATGGGAGGGACGGTGCAACGATACGTGACGGCGTCGTTTGGCTACCGCTGGCTCACGTCCGAGCCGGAGCCCGACGTAATCGTCATCGACCTGCGCAAGACAGGCACTATCGGACCGTTCATCGACGTGCTGGATCGGTCACTGAGCGAACTGGCCGCCGGGCGTCCGTCGTCTGCGGTCGCCGACGGAGTGACCGCACTCGAGGAAATCGTGCGCGACCGCCCGATAGCCGTGGCAGCCACCGTCGGTCTCACCGCGGTCTGGGTCTCGCTTCTCGCTCTCGGGCTTGGCGGCGCGATTTCCCTGCCACTGCTCGTGGCGCATCTCCTCGGTGCCGTCCTCGCGATAGCCGGCGTTCGCTCGCGTCGGAGCCTCGACGACGTTCGAGAAATGCGTCTCATCCAGCTGCTCATCTCCGTGCTCGAACCACCGGAACCACCACAACCGGCGCTTCGGACCGACGACGAGGCCGAAGACGGAGACAACGAATCGTCCTAACACGAGACGCAGCTATCGCATGCCCCGCAACGGCTCGCGTCCGCGTATGCAGGCGATGAACTACACATGAACGCGTCGGACGAGGGCGGCTGCCGACACAGAATCGAACTCGTACGGAAAATCGGCAACAACGATTAAGTGCACCCGAAACACCCGTACGGTCGATGCACCTCCAACAAGATCAGCCGGATCAGTCAACGACGCTCCTGGCTCGGCTCGAGGATACGGCGTGTTCCTTCTGTGACGATGGCCGTCTCGTCCGAGAGGAGTACAAGGGGAATGCGGCGGTGGTCTGTACGAACTGCGGGACTCCAGCAGCGCAGATCTGGAACGAGGAGACGTCGCCGAGCGACGCCACGACAGTCGCAGTCTCCCCCACGGACCGATAGCGCAGCCCGAAACTGCTCCATCACAGCTTCAAGATATAGTGCTGTCCCGAGAGTGATTCGCATCGAGCAAATCTGCACCCGGCTGTTGAGGCTGTAGCGGCGTGTCAGCTGCGGCGCAAACCCAAAAACCCACTAATCCCTCCTCTCCGTTCACCGGAGTATGAACGTCTCCATCGTCGGCAGCGGCTACGTCGGCACCACCATCGCGGCCTGTCTCGCGGATCTCGGTCACGACGTGATCAACGTCGAAATCGACAAGGAAATCGTCGACAGCATCAACGCCGGCGAGGCACCGATCCACGAGTCGGGCCTCGAGGAACGAATCGCCGACTACGCGGGTACGAACCTCCGCGCGACGACGGAGTACGACGAGGTCCGCGACACGGACGTCACCTTCCTCTGTCTACCCACGCCCCAGACCGACGACGGGAGTCTCGACCTCGCGATTATGCGCGCCGGAGCGGAGTCACTGGGCCGGACACTGGAGAGCAAAGACGGCGATCACCTCGTGGTCGTCAAGAGTACGGTCCTGCCCGGCACGACCGAGGACGTGGTTGCACCGATCCTCGAGGGCGAATCCGGTACCTCGATCGGCGACGGAATCGATATTGCGATGAACCCCGAGTTCCTCCGAATGGGGACCGCAGTCACGGACTTTCTCGAACCGGATAAGATCGTCCTCGGAACCGCATTCGACGATGCGGCGGCCACACTTCGCGAACTGTACGCACCGATTCTTGAGCAAGAAAACACGGATCTCGTCGAAACGGACATCCGCGAAGCCGAACTCATCAAGTACGCGAACAACGCGTTCCTCGCTGCCAAGGTCTCGCTGGTCAACGAACTGGGCAACATCGCGGCCGAATACGATACAGACGCCTACGAAGTTCTCGAGGCGGTCGGCCTCGACGACCGAATTTCCGACCGGTTCATGCGCTCGGGGCTGGGCTGGGGCGGCTCCTGTTTCCCGAAGGACGTCAACGCGCTCCGGGCCGGGGCGCGCGAGCAAGGCTACGATCCCGAACTGCTCGACGCGGTCGTCGCGGTCAATGACACGCAGCCGCGTCGGCTCGTCGACCTGCTCGCGGATCACTTCCACCTCGAGGGAGCCCGCATCGCGGTTCTCGGTCTTTCGTTCAAGCCCGGCACCGACGACGTCCGAAAATCCCGCGCGCTCGACGTGATCGACCACCTCGGAGAGCGCGGCGCGACGGTCGTCGCGTACGACCCGGTCGCGATCGAGAACGTGCGACCCGACTATCCGAGCGTCGAGTACGCGGAGTCGGCCGAGGAGGCACTCGAGGGCGCGGACGGCGCAGTCGTCGCGACTGATTGGCCGGAGTTCGACGAGCTGTCGTTTGCGGGAATGGCTCGCTCCGTCGTCATCGACGGCCGACGGATCGACGTCGATGAGTCCGCACTCGAGGTCTACGAGGGGCTAACCTGGTAATCGCTTCCCGAACTCGGGCGGATCTTCGCATCGGACGGCCTCGAGTCCACGAGAAAACGCTAACCCGGGTGACATCCGGTAGAAAATCCTTTTGCGTATGGGTACCCATACATAGCGTATGAGCAAAAACATCGCAATCTCCGACGACGTGTATCGCGAACTGAAACGGGAAAAAGGGAATCGGAGTTTCAGCGAGGTGATTCGAGACCATCTCGAGGAGCGCCGCCGCCTCACCGACGTCACGGGAGCTAACATCCTGGATCAGGAGACGCACGACGACGTGAAGAACGATATCGAAGACCTCAGTCAAGGTACACTCTCTCGACTTGACGATGAAACTGTGTGATACGTCGGTTCTCGTCGATATCGACCGTGGTGGAGTTGCTGACCGTGTGGCGAAACTCGACGACGAAGGACGTCACGCGATCAGCACGGTCACAGTTACCGAACTACGACTCGGTGTCAATAAGCGCTACGAG
This window harbors:
- a CDS encoding sugar transferase, with the protein product MLTGWRYRLASTTGTACLVAVAVFMANHPLAQSVFTTAVPLFNRLEPIVLDESSFRLALTLSVLVISGAIWPLYKPRPRRLLDTVFLVQKRVLVGGLALAALGYFQWSHRLPRATLVMIVGFLSVALPAWFLVIRSRPTGSDGRTVIVGDDPAQIERVAPAVEAPVLGYLCPTITAAREGPSGSSEEAGKAIADGGVELRYDGDTALEAEAGLQGALDSLSRLGGLSRLEDILVEYDVDTVVLAFRQADRAEFFGALDACHEHGVDAKVHRKYADSVLVSEGDVGELVDVDLEPWDPMDHLFKRVFDVVFAVVGLVVFAPLMVVIAIAIKLDSSGPVFYCQNRTAGFGETFPVYKFRSMIPESEDAAPADDVENDQITRVGRTLRKTHIDELPQLWSILIGDMSVVGPRAAWIEEEVLLERDAPSWRKRWFVKPGLTGLAQINGAKSTDPNTKLRHDLEYIRRQSFWTDVKIVIRQIWKVMLEITARLT
- a CDS encoding VanZ family protein, whose product is MSTRDPIRRDSKRWVPAAVITALICYWSLVASPPPIPLVDDIVSGGDIASMPSVTVHAAVVPIDVSWFDTRHGLAYAALARSLEYALADGETDTTRLLPLVFCVTICFGAVMEIGQLARFGRVASLADVASNAVGAGAAITLSAGRRRSFTPSSPSSDRT
- a CDS encoding DNA-binding protein; protein product: MHLRYRLAIGVVCLLILSGICVHYGSANDENWPHPTGDQLQKQGPGAFVGERILLFGEVRSVDDDADVITIHVLDDSNDVAAELEVHGFELRVEPGGVVQVYGVLESEAVIEADQTVVVNRDPSTTAYKLGTSLVGLLLAVGYFLRTWHVNVRELAFEPRASVPERNAEYEEGPRSG
- a CDS encoding metal-dependent hydrolase, translated to MADLLSHVLLAYAGCTVAGWYRPIPDRWVSVVMIGAILPDLNRVTLLVTNETLETTLGVPFDFGALSTLGGAIFLAGVGAIVVVDRHRLAFVALFAGALSHLLIDGLKAYADGLAGPWLYPLTWARHPTPSLYVSSDPAVLALAVTVAAVVTGIDRYFINSDRAIAVPW
- a CDS encoding DUF4330 family protein; this encodes MPLIDDEGNLFGVVNVIDALAVALLLAVFVAGIAFVGVLGSDGEPETKYATIDLGGQPDYVVERVSEGDTITVDGSSNNFTITDVYVTPSNGKAIRNRTQVRVRAEIHGETVQLEDQEEPQFQFAGEPLQVGNDMRVATNNYSATGRVTSLDPKGKTLTTAETPVLLETTISERTADRIAAGDTVTVGSQTVATVTNVQLYPAGGDQFRAFVGAELRTLQRGSAPMYAGRKVTVESQISMSPDGYDLTAAVVRRGADQEIGDLTTIDAEIKLENIPPEVADEFQTGMTESIRSETLVTIESVESEPAEIVLESEDGDIYLREHPKNKDVTLSVTLRTRQTDTGLRFYGDSLQTGDTVVLDFGTTRAAGTVTNIG
- a CDS encoding HVO_A0556 family zinc finger protein: MHLQQDQPDQSTTLLARLEDTACSFCDDGRLVREEYKGNAAVVCTNCGTPAAQIWNEETSPSDATTVAVSPTDR
- the aglM gene encoding UDP-glucose 6-dehydrogenase AglM codes for the protein MNVSIVGSGYVGTTIAACLADLGHDVINVEIDKEIVDSINAGEAPIHESGLEERIADYAGTNLRATTEYDEVRDTDVTFLCLPTPQTDDGSLDLAIMRAGAESLGRTLESKDGDHLVVVKSTVLPGTTEDVVAPILEGESGTSIGDGIDIAMNPEFLRMGTAVTDFLEPDKIVLGTAFDDAAATLRELYAPILEQENTDLVETDIREAELIKYANNAFLAAKVSLVNELGNIAAEYDTDAYEVLEAVGLDDRISDRFMRSGLGWGGSCFPKDVNALRAGAREQGYDPELLDAVVAVNDTQPRRLVDLLADHFHLEGARIAVLGLSFKPGTDDVRKSRALDVIDHLGERGATVVAYDPVAIENVRPDYPSVEYAESAEEALEGADGAVVATDWPEFDELSFAGMARSVVIDGRRIDVDESALEVYEGLTW
- a CDS encoding antitoxin VapB family protein, with the translated sequence MSKNIAISDDVYRELKREKGNRSFSEVIRDHLEERRRLTDVTGANILDQETHDDVKNDIEDLSQGTLSRLDDETV